One Bacteroidota bacterium DNA window includes the following coding sequences:
- a CDS encoding YceI family protein, translated as MNIFRPLAFCCLISLSALSRAQNRHAILIKEQSSITYQLVHPLHTINAVSKDAVYVLEVEATAKAIRHAAAQVDVTTFDSGNSNRDSHAMEVIDALTYPSVSFTSDSIWQQKDSLTIAGKLTFHGITRPIVMEGTSTWTPDKLVVEGGFPISLTAFNVERPSLLLVPVKDTLTFTVRAAFDLK; from the coding sequence TTGAACATCTTCCGACCTCTCGCCTTTTGCTGCCTTATTTCTCTATCGGCCCTCTCCCGGGCCCAGAATCGTCACGCCATCCTGATCAAAGAGCAATCCTCCATCACGTATCAGCTTGTCCACCCGCTTCATACGATCAACGCCGTGAGCAAGGATGCTGTCTATGTCTTGGAGGTCGAGGCAACGGCAAAGGCGATCAGGCATGCTGCGGCTCAGGTAGATGTGACCACATTCGACAGCGGCAATTCCAACCGGGATTCACATGCCATGGAGGTGATCGACGCCCTTACCTACCCCTCCGTGTCCTTCACGAGCGACTCCATTTGGCAGCAGAAGGACAGCCTCACCATTGCTGGTAAGCTCACGTTTCATGGGATCACGAGGCCGATTGTCATGGAGGGAACCTCGACGTGGACGCCGGACAAGCTGGTCGTGGAGGGCGGGTTTCCGATCAGTCTGACGGCCTTTAACGTCGAACGGCCGTCGTTGTTGCTGGTGCCCGTCAAGGATACATTGACCTTTACCGTAAGGGCCGCCTTCGACTTGAAGTAG
- a CDS encoding tyrosine-type recombinase/integrase: MFLSKRSNGVYYLWYTDDLGKKHKVTTGERLKSGALNFLQQFRQQQAESAKRWNHKLLSEFIQDFLPYAEGNYSHRTVIIYKAVLKRLQAFAGDCRVVSISPQHIDTFKTERLRQVSPVSVNIELRTLRAAFNTAVRWNIIGANPLSKMQLVTVPEQSPSFFTKTDFQKLISVIREKWLREMVMLAAFTGMRKGEIVNLSWDTIDMQRKLIHIQTSPTFRTKQGKRRTIPLSDVAFLLLQAQHGKSTSEYVFTSNDARISESWVSHRFKYYVREARLTNAKLHFHSLRHTFASWLVQDGVSLYEVQKLLGHSNIAVTQVYSHLQPETLHSTVNKISISFN, from the coding sequence ATGTTTCTCTCCAAACGCTCCAACGGCGTTTACTATCTGTGGTATACCGACGACCTCGGGAAGAAGCACAAGGTCACCACAGGCGAAAGACTCAAATCAGGGGCTCTGAATTTCCTCCAGCAATTCCGGCAGCAGCAAGCTGAATCAGCGAAGAGGTGGAACCACAAGCTACTCTCCGAGTTTATTCAAGATTTCCTCCCCTATGCTGAGGGAAACTATTCCCATCGCACGGTTATCATCTATAAAGCCGTCTTGAAGCGATTGCAGGCGTTTGCGGGTGACTGCCGGGTCGTTTCCATCAGTCCACAGCATATTGATACCTTCAAGACTGAAAGACTTCGGCAGGTCTCCCCGGTTAGCGTCAATATTGAACTTCGAACGCTGAGGGCCGCCTTCAACACTGCGGTCAGGTGGAACATCATCGGGGCGAATCCGCTCAGCAAGATGCAGTTGGTGACCGTACCGGAACAATCACCATCTTTTTTCACGAAAACTGATTTTCAGAAGCTCATATCAGTTATCAGAGAAAAATGGTTGAGAGAGATGGTAATGCTCGCCGCATTCACTGGGATGAGAAAGGGCGAGATAGTAAACCTGTCCTGGGACACTATTGACATGCAACGCAAGCTCATCCACATCCAAACTAGTCCAACCTTTAGGACGAAGCAGGGCAAGCGGCGTACTATTCCTTTGAGTGACGTTGCGTTTCTTCTGCTGCAAGCACAGCACGGTAAAAGCACAAGTGAGTATGTTTTCACGTCGAACGATGCGAGGATTTCAGAGAGCTGGGTGTCCCATAGGTTCAAATACTACGTGCGCGAGGCGCGACTGACCAACGCTAAGCTCCATTTCCACAGCCTCCGGCATACGTTTGCAAGCTGGCTGGTCCAGGATGGTGTCTCGCTGTATGAGGTGCAGAAACTACTTGGACACAGCAACATTGCCGTCACGCAAGTCTATTCACACCTACAACCAGAAACCCTGCATTCAACGGTGAACAAAATCTCGATTTCCTTTAACTGA